Proteins found in one Leishmania major strain Friedlin complete genome, chromosome 35 genomic segment:
- a CDS encoding conserved hypothetical protein (previous protein_id=AAZ14249.1), with translation MDDASAMWDQIQRMPFQQLQETNEFVYIKKVMSLVARYVFLESDPKMADPRCTISIAKLLKTVSAKCLTEFARLSKTAEETAAEIANLRSAFKTQLSSKEEEIEKLSDLLRKARIEGTSQNAAAEPSSSEELARLKIENDELSLQLRNLTRRNAELKEVLASRSDDMGDIKEHYEKAQLEYRHLAARYKRLADRSAKTEDILQELRQKEQGKKQKADDELDRLRQKVQSLQQENYALVQSRDRAEELCEKREAEALRDMTELRRLTKDLLDEERAKNKSLRDEFVTVKQESDAHVEQLMHQHEVDLDEKEEEIALLRRQLEKATSQQKSHFHRDSSISDGSSSHSSVKTGPPDISDKDAKMCVIPTEEQRRLERENDDLHAEVEQLELRIDALDEENLRLTRLVKNYESGNEGFYRLRQELADHTRTVEVLQSENAQLRERLNGMEDSVTFNAALRELCKRVGVTEEEINSLRPQNAAAYSEMDTLKEELSLLKEEVEWLERERRHWMNKVRLQPLMDTKLRFELGLSSEQLKQLDKLVDQMKAGTVLVEENDESYKDKYFKELQARRRDAEQFNAFVKDRINDALKNAFVDVSAPDTAAAVSALREHIDVITSSSTVEAGAQAQEKIERLTRRLEELEQSENMRVEEIARLREQVVAGTTEKEVICRERDQYREAIFGAAGIGAAQTEVAAGAGAPALGDFGESGAGGLSNAKWLTVANTLREQLRVKDTLIDSLSKELTVAKEQLEARRAADAEQHRRMELEKKADNSLQDQIKALAELNEELTERCGALSKTNKDLEDSLERLDRGTTKELLLKVVLLRRREATLLQRLRRALTTQEESSAAVRRMESQMKNTLWRLREILESDDPTEDAVLPRSSAGCSMESEMLSFLDYAVRHLLQGRMYREDSRFLLHLKQVYQGMEANQEILELRLDTKRLRHELAEKQAEMDALSAEVAGLRAAATAAEDAKVNPSPEYTAAAVAKSEAEAATYKQKYALAAKRLEAREKEVSQLENDIDSARQEVIEVRDHIRNILNEGADTQATPCGSLPHAKVSPTELARLEKEIARLKTVNLGLLHHSLDLQSQGKSLEIELEAKQQEITLLKSSADSQLVTTFVSAAIREHAALRRQSELALIQAKRLKMQLAATEANYHVVANEATVYKTGAYRLYRKYVEQVVSVVDYLRCVQRASKGSLSPHQAEIMDRRLRKIVSDLGECFGRSKMLSMQLSDAQNTVTTLEQQLSLLRVEDGPAKRDAIDARLQEARSRVREHDRLMTECQEERQFLQAKLNRAEANNKDLNAEVARLEFGYMTASPLDAELLATLLQLKESVFDKAAAPSLNLESALSTASSKLGSGSADDSDLAIREYKNAVLRQTELAQQCAALKRQVADVDAERRRIEHMAAQLREGAQQSSEQAAFAQRQLEEERQKATQREARLLRAHETQLEVARRATEHNVHCLQEMIQKKEQLISSLQEQLSAERRKGVEYGLGEAVRMERLHEHMFRENTAMVERFKSAIETVGDSVRHASESAALPLLIPGTSNGLQEQLQFLTAETVRLRHELKEARATSIVLESQLEQQVQQQLSTRAPNAGAASGHNTDALMGIIRNQTAMVESLRQREMQLTAELQREKEQRVSMERQLSDVQAQHAEQGGMLQLLSQVASAGGVSDAPLVGELRAQNAALDQELRMMRQMLEEERAHARRFQVDAAEWKTHIDALQAEVSAQQVETERAQHLAALNEGLRGDLNTVKEQNDKLMVAATILKQKLMDEAHRSGESARLHQQEIALAQRMGAIQQESAIHMKELDHRIRAIQKELNERVEKEKTMLEKNTESQRLVYQLHQQLCAKDRELASLQEQLRQLSGISPVRLQQRASAVASGLQSRGTQVVAAREEPSLQRGKEDAVAGSKAAAAGHQRAASMTDAAGVETLTSVIDNLKLVIAKLQSENADLRSTQVQSAHYARQSRELRELKKREQSLQTQLEDLSRQLVSLRASSRGDGASSLSNAELNRRLATEQAAAEQYEMELNNLRLQLSNADRRVVRPLDPTSGGAQATTVTPTAHSTVPPPLPKSRFSHHQERRGGDMSSLAEPPQRRLSSTRLSDTASATADHSASPQFCHRGEL, from the coding sequence ATGGATGATGCTTCTGCAATGTGGGATCAAATTCAACGTATGCCCtttcagcagctgcaggaaaCTAACGAGTTTGTGTACATCAAAAAGGTAATGTCGCTTGTCGCGCGCTATGTCTTTCTGGAATCCGATCCGAAGATGGCCGACCCCCGATGCACGATCAGCATTGCAAAGCTGCTTAAAACCGTCTCTGCTAAGTGCCTCACCGAGTTCGCACGACTCAGCAAGACAGCAGAAGAAACAGCAGCGGAGATAGCGAACCTTCGGAGTGCTTTCAAAACACAACTTTCCtcaaaggaggaggaaatTGAGAAGCTCAGCGACCTGTTACGCAAGGCTAGAATAGAGGGGACATCTCAAAATGCGGCAGCTGAGCCGTCGAGCTCAGAGGAGCTAGCTCGCTTGAAGATCGAGAATGATGAGCTTTCTCTCCAGCTGCGAAACCTAACGCGGCGGAACGCGGAACTGAAGGAGGTCCTTGCATCGCGCAGTGATGACATGGGCGACATTAAGGAACACTATGAAAAGGCGCAACTAGAGTACCGCCATCTTGCCGCAAGGTACAAGCGTCTTGCCGATCGCTCTGCGAAAACAGAGGATATTCTGCAGGAACTGCGTCAGAAAGAGCAAGGCAAGAAGCAAAAGGCAGACGACGAGCTGGATCGACTGCGGCAAAAAGTTCAATCTCTGCAGCAAGAAAACTACGCCCTCGTACAGTCGCGCGATCGAGCGGAAGAGCTATGTGAAaagcgagaggcagaggcgcttCGTGACATGACGGAGCTGCGGAGACTGACGAAGGATCTCCTCGACGAAGAGCGCGCAAAAAATAAATCTCTGCGAGACGAGTTTGTCACCGTCAAGCAGGAATCTGATGCACATGTGGAGCAGCTGATGCACCAACACGAGGTTGACCTCgacgaaaaggaggaggagattGCACTACTCCGACGACAGCTGGAAAAGGCCACCAGTCAGCAAAAGTCTCACTTTCACCGTGACTCTTCAATCTCAGACGGTTCGTCGTCGCACTCGTCGGTAAAAACCGGTCCGCCTGACATCAGTGACAAGGATGCAAAGATGTGCGTGATCCCCACGGAGGAGCAACGCAGGCTGGAGCGCGAGAACGACGATTTGCACgccgaggtggagcagctcgAACTGCGCATTGACGCACTTGATGAAGAAAACCTTCGACTGACGCGTCTCGTCAAGAACTACGAAAGTGGCAACGAGGGCTTCTATCGGCTAAGGCAAGAATTGGCAGACCACACGCGAACTGTGGAGGTTCTCCAGAGCGAAAATGCGCAGCTTCGAGAGCGACTAAACGGCATGGAAGATTCCGTTACGTTTAATGCCGCGCTCCGCGAGCTGTGCAAGCGGGTCGgggtgacggaggaggaaATCAACAGTCTGCGCCCTCAGAACGCAGCCGCGTACAGCGAAATGGACACTTTGAAGGAGGAGCTGAGTCTgctgaaggaggaggtggagtggctggagcgggagcggcgcCATTGGATGAATAAGGTGCGACTGCAGCCCCTCATGGACACCAAGCTTCGCTTCGAGCTAGGCCTCTCCTCCGAGCAGCTCAAGCAGCTGGACAAGCTGGTGGACCAGATGAAAGCTGGCACCGTTCTAGTCGAGGAAAACGATGAGAGCTACAAGGATAAATATTtcaaggagctgcaggcgcggcgtcgcgaTGCTGAGCAGTTTAACGCGTTCGTGAAGGATCGCATAAATGACGCCCTGAAGAACGCTTTTGTGGACGTGAGCGCCCctgacaccgccgccgcggtgtcGGCACTGCGAGAGCATATCGACGTcatcacctcctcgtccacggTCGAGGCTGGTGCACAGGCTCAGGAAAAGATCGAGCGACTTACTCGGCGGCTGGAGGAACTTGAGCAGTCCGAGAATATGCGTGTGGAAGAGATTGCGCGTCTGCGGGAGCAGGTGGTGGCCGGCACGACTGAGAAGGAGGTGATTTGCCGTGAGCGTGATCAGTACCGCGAGGCCATTTTTGGCGCTGCCGGGATAGGCGCGGCCCAGACCGAAGTCGCAGccggcgcaggtgcgccgGCGCTCGGCGACTTTGGTGAGAGCGGCGCAGGGGGTTTGTCAAACGCGAAGTGGCTGACTGTAGCGAATacgctgcgcgagcagctACGCGTGAAGGATACGCTTATCGACTCTCTGAGTAAGGAGCTTACAGTAGCGAAGGAACAGTTAGAGGCGAGGCGGGCTGCCGacgcagagcagcaccgAAGGATGGAGCTAGAGAAGAAAGCAGACAATTCCTTGCAAGATCAGATCAAAGCGCTGGCAGAATTGAACGAGGAGCTCACTGAGAGATGCGGCGCGTTGTCGAAGACGAATAAAGACCTCGAAGACAGCCTCGAGCGACTTGACCGAGGGACGacgaaggagctgctgctcaaaGTGGttctgctgcgtcgccgcgagGCGACTCTACttcagcggctgcgccgagCCCTCACTACGCAAGAGGAGTCGAGTGCAGCTGTCAGACGAATGGAGTCTCAGATGAAGAATACACTGTGGCGGCTTCGCGAGATACTGGAGAGTGATGACCCCACTGAGgacgcggtgctgcctcGTTCTTCTGCGGGGTGCAGCATGGAGAGCGAGATGCTCAGTTTCCTCGACTACGCCGTCCGGCATCTGCTTCAAGGCAGAATGTACCGAGAAGACAGCCGTTTTCTCCTTCATCTCAAGCAGGTTTATCAAGGTATGGAGGCCAACCAAGAGATTTTGGAGCTGCGTTTGGACACGAAACGGCTTCGACACGAGCTGGCGGAGAAACAGGCGGAAATGGATGCACTGTCCGCCGAGGTGGCAGGCCTtcgtgcggcagcgactgccgCCGAAGACGCAAAAGTGAACCCGAGCCCCGAATACACGGCTGCAGCCGTGGCAAAGagcgaggcagaggcagccACGTACAAGCAGAAGTACGCTCTCGCCGCAAAGCGGCTTGAGGCTCGCGAGAAGGAGGTGTCGCAGCTAGAAAACGATATCGACTCTGCACGTCAAGAGGTCATCGAGGTGCGAGACCACATCCGCAACATCCTCAATGAGGGCGCTGACACGCAGGCGACGCCTTGCGGGTCGCTGCCGCACGCGAAAGTGAGCCCGACGGAGCTGGCTCGGTTGGAGAAAGAAATCGCGAGGCTGAAGACTGTCAACTTAGGGCTTCTGCACCACTCCTTGGATCTGCAGTCGCAGGGTAAGTCATTGGAAATAGAGCTAGAGGCCAAGCAGCAAGAGATCACGCTCTTGAAAAGTTCTGCAGATTCGCAGCTGGTAACCACCTTTGTGAGTGCTGCGATTCGCGAACACGCCGCACTACGCCGGCAGAGTGAACTGGCCCTCATCCAGGCGAAGCGACTCAAAATGCAACTGGCTGCAACGGAGGCTAACTATCACGTTGTTGCTAATGAGGCGACGGTGTACAAGACGGGCGCATATCGCCTGTATCGAAAGTACGTGGAGCAGGTTGTGTCAGTTGTGGATTACTTGCGGTGCGTGCAGCGCGCTAGCAAaggctctctctcgccgcacCAGGCGGAGATCATGGATCGCCGCCTTCGCAAAATCGTCTCGGACCTCGGTGAGTGCTTTGGTCGGAGCAAGATGCTATCGATGCAGCTCTCTGACGCGCAGAATACTGTCACCACTCTGGAACAACAGTTGTCTCTACTGCGTGTGGAGGACGGCCCAGCCAAACGGGATGCGATAGACGCGAGGCTACAGGAGGCGCGTAGCAGAGTGCGCGAGCATGACCGCCTCATGACGGAGTGCCAGGAGGAGAGGCAATTCCTACAGGCGAAGCTGAACCGCGCCGAGGCAAACAATAAAGATCTCAacgccgaggtggcgcggCTTGAGTTCGGGTACATGACAGCATCCCCCCTCGAtgcagagctgctggcgaCACTTTTGCAGCTAAAGGAGAGTGTCTTTGacaaggcggcggcaccgtctcTGAACCTTGAATCAGCTCTATCCACCGCGTCGAGCAAGCTGGGTTCGGGCAGCGCGGACGACAGCGACCTCGCCATTCGCGAGTACAAAAATGCTGTACTGCGGCAGACAGAGCTCGCACAACAGTGCGCCGCGCTGAAGAGGCAGGTGGCCGATGTGGACGCCGAGCGTCGCCGAATCGAGCAcatggcggcgcagctgaggGAAGGAGCACAGCAGTCGAGCGAGCAGGCTGCGTTCGCCCAGCGGCAGCTCGAAGAGGAGCGGCAAAAGGCGACGCAGCGCGAGGCACGACTACTGCGGGCGCATGAGACACAGTTGGAGGTGGCTCGCCGGGCCACAGAGCACAACGTTCACTGCTTGCAAGAGATGATCCAGAAGAAGGAGCAGCTAATCTCCTCTTTGCAGGAGCAGCTCTCCGCCGAACGCAGGAAGGGCGTCGAGTACGGGCTCGGCGAAGCAGTGCGGatggagcggctgcacgagCACATGTTCCGCGAGAACACTGCGATGGTGGAGCGCTTCAAGAGCGCTATTGAAACTGTCGGGGACTCTGTGCGCCATGCGAGTGAGAGCGcagctctgcctctcctcaTACCGGGCACCAGTAACGgtctgcaggagcagctgcagttCCTTACGGCGGAGACGgtccgcctccgtcacgAGTTGAAGGAGGCCCGCGCAACTAGCATTGTGCTAGAGtcgcagctggagcagcaggtgcagcagcagctgtcgACTCGCGCCCCGAACGCTGGAGCCGCGTCAGGTCACAACACCGATGCTCTCATGGGCATAATACGCAATCAAACGGCAATGGTGGAGagcctgcggcagcgggagATGCAGCTGACAGCAGAGCTCCAGCGTGAGAAGGAACAGCGGGTCTCTATGGAGCGGCAACTCAGCGATGTCCAGGCCCAACATGCGGAACAGGGAGGCATGTTGCAGCTTCTGTCACAAGTGGCGTCCGCCGGTGGTGTGTCTGATGCACCGCTGGTAGgggagctgcgcgcgcagaACGCGGCTCTTGATCAGGAGTTGCGCATGATGCGGCAAatgctggaggaggagcgggcgCACGCAAGGCGCTTCCAGGTGGATGCCGCAGAGTGGAAGACGCATatcgatgcgctgcaggctGAGGTGTcagcgcagcaggtggaGACGGAGCGGGCGCAGCACCTGGCGGCGCTTAACGAAGGGCTGCGGGGGGATCTCAACACTGTGAAAGAGCAGAACGACAAGCTGATGGTGGCCGCTACGATCCTCAAGCAGAAGCTGATGGACGAagcgcaccgcagcggtgAGTCTGCCCGGCTGCATCAGCAAGAAATCgcactggcgcagcgcatggGAGCCATCCAGCAAGAGTCGGCGATCCACATGAAGGAGCTTGATCACCGCATTCGCGCCATCCAGAAGGAGCTCAACGAGCGGgtggaaaaggagaagacgaTGCTGGAAAAGAACACGGAGTCGCAGCGGCTTGTGTACCAGCTACACCAGCAGCTGTGTGCCAAGGATCGTGAGTTGGCTTCTCTGCAGGAGCAGTTGCGGCAGCTCAGTGGTATCTCGCCGGTACGCTTGCAGCAACGCGCCAGTGCGGTTGCCTCGGGTCTGCAAAGTCGAGGCACCCAGGTAGTCGCGGCGAGAGAAgagccgtcgctgcagcgcgggAAAGAGGACGCTGTGGCGGGATCCaaggctgctgccgctgggcATCAACGAGCTGCATCTATGACTGATGCCGCAGGCGTTGAGACACTTACGAGCGTTATAGATAACCTCAAGCTGGTAATTGCGAAGTTGCAGAGCGAGAACGCCGATCTCCGCTCGACGCAAGTGCAGTCGGCCCACTACGCGCGCCAATCACGAGAACTGCGCGAGCTGAAGAAACGGGAGCAGAGTTTGCAG
- a CDS encoding conserved hypothetical protein (previous protein_id=AAZ14248.1), protein MNKQRIRGESFKQEYQAAGRHRTNRKRDPSMNKTDPHLVIAPQAEIYQGKLVLVLDLDETLVFARSGPLYARPGIPEFFQMCKDEGIEVVVWTAGLKAYAQAIVSNIDTCNAVSHCIYRHNKWFNGQPGYRKDLNALGRPLDRVLIVENTPDCIRGYQDNGILVSDYEGGDGEDNTLYALAELVKVLSESNFTVPQFIANCDLLKREPVMTDVGDYINAYTLDTNCFDPGHVRVNRDLQR, encoded by the coding sequence ATGAACAAGCAGCGCATCCGGGGCGAATCCTTTAAACAGGAGTACCAGGCAGCTGGTCGCCACCGCACCAATCGAAAGCGTGACCCGTCGATGAACAAGACCGATCCTCATCTCGTCATTGCACCTCAAGCTGAGATATACCAGGGGAAACTGGTTCTAGTTCTTGATCTTGATGAGACGCTGGTGTTCGCTCGTAGCGGACCTCTCTACGCTCGACCTGGGATTCCTGAGTTTTTTCAGATGTGCAAGGACGAAGGTATCGAGGTTGTTGTGTGGACGGCTGGGTTGAAGGCTTATGCGCAAGCTATTGTGTCGAATATCGACACATGTAATGCTGTGTCACATTGTATTTACCGTCACAACAAGTGGTTCAACGGGCAGCCGGGCTATCGCAAGGATCTGAATGCTCTTGGTCGCCCTCTCGACCGCGTTCTCATAGTCGAAAACACTCCGGATTGTATTCGAGGCTATCAAGACAACGGCATCCTTGTCAGCGATTACGAGGGTGGCGACGGAGAGGACAATACACTGTATGCGCTAGCAGAGCTGGTGAAAGTTCTCAGTGAAAGCAATTTTACTGTTCCGCAGTTTATCGCAAACTGCGACTTGCTGAAGCGTGAGCCTGTGATGACGGACGTCGGAGACTACATTAATGCATACACGCTTGATACCAACTGCTTTGATCCTGGGCATGTTCGTGTTAACCGAGATTTGCAAAGGTAG